TGATTGAACTGAAACTATTGAGCTGAGAAACCAATGCAGCATCTTGACCCAAACCAAAAATAATAAAGTAGGTAAATGCAGAAGCAAATAACCATTCCGCGCCAAAGCCAAACAGGTACATCCCTAGATGCTTGCGGAAAATACGCAGATGGAAAGTAGACGCCATATCAACACACAGCTTTTTCAGCGCCTGACCGAGACTGCTGGTGGTTTCACGGACCACTTCGCTGGCTGGGCGTTCCCATGATGAGCTGTATAGCCAAATCATCGCACCGCACATAATCAGACCGTAGGCGATACCGGTATACAGGAAGGGCGTGGCGGAGTCTTTACCGTAAATGGCAATAAACTGGCCAGGAATGAAGGCGGCCAAAAAGTTGGCTACTTTGCCAAAAATGGCTTTAGAACCGGTTAATTTAGAGCGTTTGGCAAAATCAGTGGTCATCTCGGTCGCCAATGTTTCATATGGCACCATGATGGAGGTATAAATCAGTTCAAACAGGGCGTAAGTCAGTAGGTAATACCAGAAGCCAAAACCGCTCATCCATAACATTGGATAGACAAGTACCAGCGGAATACCCAGCAAGATAAAGAAGCGCCGACGACCAAAGATACGGCCCAACCGAGTGTTGTAGAAGTTATCGGTGATATAGCCCATCACCGGATTACTAATCGCGTCAAGAATACTGGCGATTGAAAAAATAGTCGCGGCTTCTACGACAGACAGTCCGCAAAAGGTGGTATAGAAGTACATCAGCCAGGCTCCGCTGATTGCCAGTGCCCCACTTCCCAGTAAGTTGGCACTCCCGTACGCCAGCGTATGCCTTGTTGAAATCTGTTTACTCATTTTTACTGCCACCTCAAATTAAAACAATGTTTCATTAATAATGGATAAGCGTTTCTTTATAAAGGTATGGCGTTTATAAAAATGAGTGTTCGATCACGAAAAAGGGTTTTATGGACAGGAACGACGTGTATTTCAGTAAAAATTGATAAGAATCAAATTAGTGGGTAGTGTGGATAATCAGCAAAAAAACAGCCTATCCAAGATAGTGTGAATAACTAATAATGCCCTTTTGTGGCAATAATGACCGTGATAGGTGTGGCAAGATTTTAACCAGCAGAATTAAATATCATCACTAGAATTAGCGCTATGACTTACAGTGTGGAAATATCATTTCTGTGAACGGGTGAATTATTGTGGGTATAGCCCATGAATGAATGTTGGCCGCAATGGCGGCTGGCGGTGAAGGATGTAAGATGGCAAAGAAAAACCCCTATTATGATGCCAGTAAGCCACACCACACTGAGTTTGGATTCCAGAACCTGGAGCCGGCGGCTCATCATCCACAAGATTTGAAGCGTTGGCGCGAAGAACGAAAACGGCAGTCGCTCCCAAAACCGCCACAGCAAGGATATGCGCAGTTTGTCACTGACTGGTGGCAAGCGGCTGATTTTAGCGGGCAGCAAGATGCACTGTGGTGGCTAGGCCATGCGTCATTGTTATTGCGGGTCAGTGGGAAAACTGTTTTGTTTGATCCGGTACTCTCTGGCCGCGCTTCTCCGCTTAATTTTTACGGGCCAGCACGGAAAACACCTGTACCTGCCAGCGTAAAGGAATTACCCCATATAGATGTGGTGGTGATTTCTCACAACCATTACGACCACTTGGATGTGACAACGATCAGCCAATTATTGCGCCGCTTCCCTGAGGCGATTTTTCTGGCGCCGTTAGGGTTGAAAAGTTGGTTACGGCAACATGGTGCTCGCCATGTTCATGAACTGGATTGGTGGGATAAACACCTCGCGGCTGAATTTGAGTTTCATTGCGTCCCCGCACGACATTGGAGTATGCGTACACCTTGGAATCGCAATCAAAGCTTGTGGTCTGGTTGGGTGGTCAAACGTAATGATATTAACTTCTACTTCACCGGTGATACGGGTTATTGCCAACAATTGCTGACCATTGGCGCTAGGTTAGGGCCATTCAATTATGCCGCCTTGCCCATTGGTGCTTATGCTCCACGCTGGTTTATGCAGGCGCAACATATGGATCCACAGCAGTCGGTGCAGTTATTTAAACAATTACAACAGCCTAAGACGGTTCCTATTCATTGGGGGGTGTTTGAACTGGCCGATGAATCACTGGATGAACCACCACAGCAACTCAAGCTGGCATTAACTGAGGCGGGAGTGGAACACGATAATTTTACACCGATTAAAATTGGTGCGCGAATATTGCTGGGGTAGGAGAGTTTCAGCGAGTTACTTTCAACCCGCTGAAACTAAATGCTATTTGTTAGATGTGTAACAACTATCGAACTAGATCCTAAATTGATTCACCGCGCTGGTTAAATCAGTGGCTTGAGCTTGCAACGCTGCAGAGGCTGCGGTGGATTCCTGCACTAATGCGGCATTTTGTTGCACCATGGTGTCCAATTGTGCAACC
The sequence above is drawn from the Yersinia intermedia genome and encodes:
- a CDS encoding MFS transporter; translated protein: MSKQISTRHTLAYGSANLLGSGALAISGAWLMYFYTTFCGLSVVEAATIFSIASILDAISNPVMGYITDNFYNTRLGRIFGRRRFFILLGIPLVLVYPMLWMSGFGFWYYLLTYALFELIYTSIMVPYETLATEMTTDFAKRSKLTGSKAIFGKVANFLAAFIPGQFIAIYGKDSATPFLYTGIAYGLIMCGAMIWLYSSSWERPASEVVRETTSSLGQALKKLCVDMASTFHLRIFRKHLGMYLFGFGAEWLFASAFTYFIIFGLGQDAALVSQLNSFSSIMQLISTAIFIGICVKMGFARPFRIALQVVIVSVIAYAALYFTGWSQTTTVIVLFCITAVFGLSTGGIYYIPWTVYTFLADVDEVLTGRRREGIYAGAMTFAGKMVRSIIVFAMGWTLSRFGFVSGQSSQPEVAVQAIVGVFAIGVIALALVAIYYTTQMKLDRKNHKILLEEIDRIKGGGAMADIPAHARAVAEELTGWKYEQCWGNNHLGMKESSNVAPKPVTES
- a CDS encoding MBL fold metallo-hydrolase — its product is MLAAMAAGGEGCKMAKKNPYYDASKPHHTEFGFQNLEPAAHHPQDLKRWREERKRQSLPKPPQQGYAQFVTDWWQAADFSGQQDALWWLGHASLLLRVSGKTVLFDPVLSGRASPLNFYGPARKTPVPASVKELPHIDVVVISHNHYDHLDVTTISQLLRRFPEAIFLAPLGLKSWLRQHGARHVHELDWWDKHLAAEFEFHCVPARHWSMRTPWNRNQSLWSGWVVKRNDINFYFTGDTGYCQQLLTIGARLGPFNYAALPIGAYAPRWFMQAQHMDPQQSVQLFKQLQQPKTVPIHWGVFELADESLDEPPQQLKLALTEAGVEHDNFTPIKIGARILLG